From one Myxococcales bacterium genomic stretch:
- a CDS encoding sulfatase — protein MKTTTSHRAPRNLRTTIQKIVFLVFVLGLATSTLTGCRRLLSRQPDKPPIIIILIDTWRADHAGVYGYQRDITTNIDRFAAGAVRFDNAQATASWTVPSIVSLFTGVYPWRHGITRATLDGEKGVKSQPILNPRYVTLAESLKAAGYATFGVSANGHLDPKYGMGQGFDNYEVFSFSNQGQVNDTLKKWNRQLRRTYRKGQPYFLFIHYFDPHHPYLPHKKWLDEWRPGFDPKSVADYTDANKFMKKVSKQFFYDNPAEMQVLIDLYDSEIAFVDNSLGGLLSKLPGAKDAVVVVTADHGEAFGDHRNMLHGSDLYRETMRVPLIIQWPGRQFAGRSVTAPVSLVDLYPTLAGWAGAAPPPYLDGRDLRALPDRPAGDDLLYAETHRGDEHHWMAVISGQYKWMREEDTGVEMLYRLDQDPSETRNLAESEAEQNARLRELWEKRPHPAVLFEPGDTGKNIDPDLEKKLRNLGYL, from the coding sequence ATGAAGACGACGACCAGCCACCGCGCGCCACGCAACCTCCGGACGACGATCCAAAAAATCGTTTTTCTGGTGTTCGTCCTCGGCCTGGCGACCTCGACCCTGACCGGCTGCCGCCGCCTGTTGTCGCGCCAGCCCGACAAGCCGCCGATCATCATCATTCTCATCGACACCTGGCGGGCCGATCACGCCGGCGTTTACGGTTACCAGCGCGACATCACCACCAACATCGACCGGTTCGCCGCCGGCGCGGTGCGTTTCGACAACGCCCAGGCGACGGCGAGTTGGACCGTGCCCAGCATCGTCTCGCTTTTCACCGGGGTCTATCCCTGGCGGCACGGCATTACACGGGCCACGCTCGACGGCGAAAAAGGCGTCAAATCCCAGCCGATCCTCAATCCGCGGTACGTCACCCTGGCGGAAAGCCTGAAAGCCGCCGGCTACGCCACCTTCGGCGTGTCGGCGAACGGTCACCTCGACCCGAAATACGGCATGGGTCAGGGGTTCGACAACTACGAGGTGTTCTCGTTTTCCAACCAGGGCCAGGTCAACGACACGCTGAAAAAATGGAATCGCCAACTGCGGCGGACCTATCGCAAAGGCCAGCCGTATTTCCTGTTCATTCATTATTTCGACCCGCACCACCCTTATTTGCCGCACAAGAAATGGCTGGACGAGTGGCGGCCGGGGTTCGATCCGAAATCGGTGGCCGACTACACCGACGCCAACAAGTTCATGAAGAAGGTCAGCAAGCAGTTTTTCTACGACAACCCGGCGGAAATGCAGGTGCTGATCGATCTGTACGATTCGGAAATCGCCTTCGTGGATAACTCGCTCGGCGGCTTGCTGAGCAAACTGCCGGGCGCCAAGGACGCCGTCGTCGTCGTCACCGCCGACCACGGCGAGGCGTTTGGCGACCACCGCAACATGCTGCACGGCTCGGACTTGTACCGCGAAACGATGCGCGTGCCGCTGATCATCCAGTGGCCGGGCCGACAATTCGCCGGCCGCTCAGTGACCGCGCCGGTCAGCCTGGTGGATCTGTATCCCACCCTGGCCGGGTGGGCCGGCGCCGCGCCGCCGCCGTACCTGGACGGCCGCGATCTGCGCGCCCTGCCGGATCGGCCCGCCGGCGACGACCTGCTATACGCCGAGACACACCGCGGCGACGAACACCACTGGATGGCCGTTATTTCCGGCCAATACAAGTGGATGCGCGAGGAAGACACCGGCGTCGAAATGCTGTACCGCCTCGATCAGGATCCGTCCGAGACGCGAAACCTCGCCGAGTCGGAAGCCGAACAGAACGCGCGCCTGCGCGAGTTGTGGGAAAAACGCCCGCACCCGGCGGTGCTGTTCGAACCGGGCGACACCGGCAAAAACATCGATCCGGACCTCGAAAAAAAACTGCGCAACCTCGGGTATCTCTGA
- a CDS encoding sulfatase — MEKVSRRMNRLTRAGLAIGCLILLWLSGCDGAPNEAPPKPPVVLIVIDTVRDDHCGFDGYARQTTPFLAKFARQSVRFTAAHSSASWTLPSVATLFTGVSPTRHGMELASTEQDQQLLSQVLNDKFLTLAESLKERGYNTYGINANYHLQRKIGIAQGFDYYKIHRYSTRKKVDVTVEKTLEIIRAADSESQPYFLYVHYFDPHHPYKAQEPYFGQWHVPGKKDRDDQEVARRFDEKYYLTHRAELADIVDRYDSEIAGCDESIGRWLPQVPRFDEALVIVTADHGEAFTDHDNLIHGGDLYEEVLHVPLLIRLPGGRSGGTTSDALVGLIDLYPTIAALTGATAPSYLEGLDLRPAQPGLNPALAGRRLFAHTRHDPSSMWSALLNGKQKLLYRQNRETWMLFDLAADPAEKNDRLATLPVAETEAARRDLRRQLLTLPLYRPGSIGQDLSEGLKKQMKSLGYL; from the coding sequence ATGGAGAAGGTTTCTCGGCGGATGAACCGGTTGACCCGAGCGGGACTGGCGATCGGCTGTCTGATTCTGCTCTGGTTGTCCGGCTGCGACGGCGCGCCGAACGAGGCGCCGCCAAAGCCGCCCGTCGTGCTGATCGTCATCGACACCGTGCGGGACGATCACTGCGGGTTCGACGGCTACGCGCGCCAGACCACGCCGTTCCTCGCGAAGTTCGCCCGCCAATCCGTCCGCTTTACCGCGGCGCACTCCTCGGCCAGTTGGACCCTGCCCAGCGTCGCCACCCTGTTCACCGGCGTGTCGCCCACTCGCCATGGAATGGAACTCGCCTCGACGGAACAGGATCAACAGTTGCTGAGCCAGGTGCTCAACGACAAATTTCTCACCTTGGCCGAAAGCCTGAAGGAGCGGGGTTACAATACCTACGGCATCAACGCCAATTACCACCTGCAGCGGAAAATCGGCATCGCGCAGGGTTTCGACTATTACAAAATCCATCGTTACAGCACGCGGAAAAAGGTGGACGTCACGGTGGAAAAAACCCTGGAGATCATCCGCGCCGCCGATTCCGAAAGCCAGCCCTATTTTCTGTACGTTCATTACTTCGATCCGCATCATCCGTACAAAGCCCAGGAACCTTACTTCGGCCAGTGGCACGTCCCAGGCAAAAAAGACCGCGACGACCAGGAAGTCGCGCGGCGGTTCGATGAAAAATACTACCTGACGCATCGCGCGGAACTGGCCGACATCGTCGACCGTTACGATTCGGAAATCGCCGGTTGCGACGAATCCATCGGCCGTTGGCTGCCCCAGGTGCCGCGCTTCGACGAGGCGCTGGTGATTGTCACCGCCGATCACGGCGAGGCGTTCACCGATCACGACAACCTGATTCACGGCGGCGACCTGTACGAGGAAGTATTGCACGTGCCGCTCTTGATCCGGCTGCCCGGCGGCCGTTCGGGCGGCACGACCAGCGACGCGCTGGTCGGGTTGATCGACCTGTACCCGACGATCGCCGCCCTGACCGGCGCGACGGCCCCGTCTTACCTGGAAGGCCTCGATTTGCGGCCGGCGCAACCCGGTTTGAATCCGGCCCTGGCGGGACGCCGGCTTTTCGCGCACACCCGGCACGATCCGTCTTCCATGTGGAGCGCCCTGCTGAACGGCAAGCAAAAGCTGTTGTACCGGCAAAACCGGGAAACCTGGATGCTGTTCGACCTGGCCGCCGATCCGGCCGAGAAAAACGATCGCCTGGCCACGCTTCCGGTCGCGGAAACGGAAGCCGCCCGCCGCGACCTGCGGCGACAACTTTTAACCTTGCCCCTTTACAGGCCGGGTTCGATTGGCCAAGATTTAAGCGAGGGGCTCAAAAAACAAATGAAATCCCTCGGATATCTTTGA
- a CDS encoding sulfatase: MKRFSPPWLKAFCFILALTLTIATAAGCKRLRQKAAKTDKPPIVLFVIDTLRADHVGAYGYPRATTPNLDQFAAKALRFNHAYAAASWTVPSMSSLFTGVYPWDHGVTKAELVNVQEIEYQLTLNDQFQTLAEALRDAGYETFGVSGNYHMHEKYGMAQGFAHYKTFAFRDRDQVDLQVKDWIEQLRRVRQQGKPYFLYVHYFDPHHPYLAVDPFIREWLPKFDEEELKKIVLENFAEEANTGYFQKNPDKMQILIDLYDSEVKAADDSVGRWLRELPDIDQSLVVITSDHGEAFGDHDNLIHGRDLYNETLRVPLLVKFPGWSNPGAAVDTHVSLIDLYPTLAGVARAAKPAYLAGVDLIPLLQQPAPDRNLFATVERADDLTWRAVVGPQYKWLLNVAADRQELYDLTTDPGEKRELRKEMPSVAEQYFTLWVKTHRTQPLYPPGNAGTIDPALRKNLKNLGYIN; encoded by the coding sequence ATGAAACGTTTTTCGCCGCCTTGGCTCAAGGCGTTTTGTTTTATTCTGGCCCTGACGTTGACGATCGCGACCGCCGCCGGCTGCAAGCGCCTGCGACAAAAAGCGGCCAAAACCGATAAACCGCCGATCGTTCTGTTCGTCATCGACACCCTGCGAGCCGACCACGTCGGCGCCTACGGTTATCCGCGCGCCACGACGCCTAACCTCGATCAGTTCGCCGCCAAGGCGCTACGCTTCAACCACGCGTACGCCGCCGCCAGTTGGACGGTGCCGAGCATGTCCTCCCTGTTCACCGGCGTTTACCCGTGGGACCACGGGGTCACCAAGGCCGAACTGGTGAACGTGCAGGAAATCGAATACCAGCTCACGCTCAACGACCAGTTTCAGACCCTGGCCGAGGCGCTGCGCGACGCCGGCTACGAAACGTTCGGCGTTTCGGGCAATTACCACATGCACGAAAAATACGGCATGGCGCAGGGCTTCGCGCATTACAAAACCTTCGCTTTCCGCGACCGCGACCAGGTCGACCTGCAAGTGAAGGACTGGATCGAGCAGCTCAGGCGTGTGCGGCAGCAGGGCAAGCCGTATTTCCTTTACGTGCACTATTTCGACCCGCATCATCCGTACCTGGCGGTCGACCCGTTCATCCGCGAATGGCTGCCGAAATTCGACGAGGAAGAACTGAAAAAAATCGTCCTGGAAAACTTCGCCGAGGAAGCCAACACCGGCTACTTCCAGAAAAACCCCGATAAAATGCAAATCCTGATCGACCTCTACGATTCCGAGGTGAAGGCCGCCGACGATTCGGTCGGGCGCTGGCTGCGCGAACTGCCCGACATCGACCAATCGCTGGTCGTCATCACCTCCGACCACGGGGAAGCGTTCGGCGATCATGACAACCTGATTCACGGGCGTGATCTGTACAACGAAACCCTGCGCGTGCCCCTGCTCGTCAAGTTCCCGGGTTGGAGCAATCCGGGCGCCGCCGTGGATACGCACGTCAGCCTGATCGACCTGTACCCGACGCTCGCCGGCGTGGCCCGCGCCGCCAAACCGGCTTACCTGGCCGGCGTCGATCTGATTCCGCTGCTGCAACAGCCGGCACCCGACCGCAACCTGTTCGCCACGGTCGAGCGCGCCGACGATCTGACCTGGCGGGCCGTCGTCGGGCCGCAATACAAATGGCTGCTCAACGTCGCCGCCGACCGGCAGGAACTGTACGACCTGACGACCGACCCCGGCGAAAAGCGGGAATTGCGGAAGGAAATGCCGTCGGTCGCCGAACAGTACTTCACCCTCTGGGTCAAAACCCACCGCACCCAGCCGCTCTATCCGCCCGGCAACGCCGGCACCATCGACCCGGCCCTGCGGAAAAATCTGAAAAATTTGGGGTATATCAACTAG
- the gap gene encoding type I glyceraldehyde-3-phosphate dehydrogenase: MSLRVAINGFGRVGRSVLRAALERNVDLEFVGINDLTDPRQLLLSFKYDSIHGVYKERVTLDGDHLLVGGNKIKLTAIKDPSQLPWKELNVDIVVDSTGKFVKREQLENHLKAGAKKVALAVPPKDALDATIVMGVNSDTLTKDMKLVSNASCTTNCAAPVVKVLHDAFGVRRGYMITVHAYTNDQRLLDFPHKDLRRARAATLSVIPTTTGAARAIGKVIPELNGKLQGMSYRVPVADGSICDLILELDQKVCVEKINEAVKNASMTNFKGILEYTNDPIVSVDIIDNPHSSIFDSLLTQTLNGNWVKVSSWYDNEWGYSNRMIDLIERMFHL; this comes from the coding sequence ATGTCACTACGCGTTGCAATCAATGGTTTTGGCCGCGTCGGGCGCTCGGTTCTCCGGGCCGCGCTCGAACGCAATGTCGACCTCGAATTCGTCGGCATCAACGATTTAACCGATCCGCGCCAGTTGCTTCTGTCGTTCAAGTACGACTCGATTCACGGCGTTTACAAAGAACGGGTGACGCTCGACGGCGATCATCTGCTGGTCGGCGGCAACAAGATCAAACTGACCGCGATCAAGGATCCGTCGCAACTTCCCTGGAAAGAGCTGAACGTCGACATCGTCGTCGATTCGACCGGCAAGTTCGTCAAGCGCGAACAGCTCGAAAACCACCTGAAAGCTGGCGCGAAGAAAGTCGCCCTGGCCGTGCCGCCGAAGGATGCCTTGGACGCCACGATCGTCATGGGCGTCAACAGCGACACCCTGACCAAGGACATGAAGCTGGTCTCCAACGCCTCCTGCACGACCAACTGCGCCGCTCCGGTGGTGAAGGTTTTGCACGACGCCTTCGGCGTCCGCCGCGGCTACATGATCACCGTGCACGCCTACACCAACGATCAGCGGTTGCTCGACTTTCCGCACAAGGATCTGCGCCGGGCCCGCGCCGCGACCCTGTCGGTCATCCCGACCACGACCGGCGCCGCCCGTGCGATCGGCAAGGTCATTCCGGAACTCAACGGCAAGCTGCAGGGCATGTCCTACCGCGTGCCGGTGGCCGACGGTTCGATCTGCGACCTGATCCTCGAGCTCGACCAGAAGGTGTGCGTCGAGAAGATCAACGAAGCGGTGAAAAACGCCTCGATGACCAACTTCAAGGGCATCCTCGAATACACCAACGACCCGATCGTCTCGGTGGATATCATCGACAACCCGCACTCCTCGATCTTCGACTCGCTGCTCACCCAGACCCTGAACGGCAACTGGGTGAAGGTGTCGTCGTGGTACGATAACGAGTGGGGCTATTCGAACCGCATGATCGACCTGATCGAGCGGATGTTCCACCTGTAA
- a CDS encoding aldehyde dehydrogenase, producing MAIRVGLNGFGRTGRAILREAKRRKVPFNFTVINDVADPALLAANLRFDSVHGAYPKSEVQIIQDDKGNQVLKFGEDHIRVLGEKDNAKLPWKELPTDVVIDTTGAFSTREKLEAHLQAGAKKIIVYPPPTGYEPDLSIIMGVNDDQLTGKEKVISAGSCTTNAATPLAAILEKEFGIETLYLLTVHAFTSDQRLLDFPHADVRRSRAANLSIIPTSTSAGKALEKILPELKGKVFSSAHRVPIPDGSVVDLTFVTGKPASVEAINQAVAKACAEARLQGILEYSTDPIVSVDVIGNTNSAVFDAEFTQAVDDRFFKVSAWFDNELGYANRVIDLLVKLDGLGKNVWA from the coding sequence ATGGCTATTCGCGTAGGTCTCAACGGGTTCGGCCGGACCGGCCGGGCAATTTTGCGCGAAGCCAAGCGCCGGAAAGTTCCGTTCAACTTCACGGTCATCAACGACGTGGCCGATCCTGCGCTTCTGGCAGCAAATCTGCGGTTCGATTCTGTGCACGGCGCGTACCCCAAAAGCGAAGTCCAGATCATCCAGGACGACAAGGGCAATCAGGTCCTGAAGTTCGGGGAAGATCACATCCGGGTACTGGGTGAAAAGGACAACGCGAAACTTCCGTGGAAGGAACTGCCGACCGACGTGGTGATCGACACCACCGGCGCGTTCTCGACCCGGGAAAAACTCGAAGCCCATCTCCAGGCGGGGGCCAAGAAGATCATCGTCTATCCGCCTCCCACCGGTTACGAACCCGATCTGTCGATCATCATGGGCGTGAACGACGATCAACTGACGGGCAAGGAAAAGGTCATCAGCGCCGGTTCCTGCACCACGAACGCGGCGACGCCGCTGGCCGCCATCCTCGAAAAGGAATTCGGGATCGAAACCTTGTACCTGCTGACGGTGCATGCGTTCACCAGCGACCAGCGCCTGCTCGACTTCCCGCACGCCGACGTGCGGCGCAGCCGCGCGGCCAATTTGTCGATCATCCCGACCTCGACCAGCGCCGGCAAGGCGCTCGAAAAGATCCTGCCCGAATTGAAGGGCAAGGTCTTTTCCTCGGCGCATCGCGTGCCGATTCCCGACGGCTCGGTCGTCGACCTGACCTTCGTCACCGGCAAGCCGGCCTCGGTGGAAGCGATCAACCAGGCGGTCGCCAAGGCCTGCGCCGAGGCGCGGTTGCAGGGCATTCTGGAATACTCGACCGACCCGATCGTTTCGGTCGACGTGATCGGCAACACGAACTCGGCGGTCTTCGACGCCGAATTCACCCAGGCGGTGGACGACAGGTTCTTCAAGGTGTCGGCGTGGTTCGACAACGAGCTGGGTTACGCCAACCGCGTGATCGACTTGTTGGTAAAACTCGACGGCCTCGGCAAGAACGTGTGGGCGTGA